In Bernardetia litoralis DSM 6794, the genomic window TAGAGCAAGATGTTTTTGTATTGGGAGCATTACCCATAGATAGACTAAAAGAATATGAGGAGTTTCAAGAAAAAGTAAAAGTTCATCAAGAGAAAGTTATGGAACTCATTTTTGCAAAATTTATAGAAAAAAGAAAAATAGAAAGAGAAAATAGGCTTGAAGAACAAGAAAAAGATAGTAAGAGGAAGAAAAAGAGAAAAAAACGTAAGCAAAAATAGAATTGCTCAAATTTTTTGCAAAAATCTAAAAAATAGAGTAACTTCGATACTAATTGTATAACAGACTTCCAGTCTGTTATTTTAAAAAACTTATTTTCATTTTGTTCAGACAAGATGTCTGAACTACAGGAAAACATTATGCGAAAAACAATTCTCAACGCACTAGAAACGCAGTATTATTATGACCAACTTCAACATTTGTCCACTAAAGGTGAAGAAACTCCAAAACAGCGTTTGCAGCGTTTGTATGTAGCTTTTTTGAGTTTATTGAATAATCTGACAGAAGATAGAGAGCAACAAATTTTTACAGGTTGGTATGCAAAACTGCATTTTGTGTGTCAGGCGTATGGCTTGGGAAATGAATGGGAAGGTGAATTGCAAGGACTGCGACGACTTTTGAGAAAGAATAGCATTCAAGTTTTTTTTGAGCCTTCAGAAATTCAATTTCTGACAGCTTTATCATTATTGACTCGTTTGGTTCAGATTTTTGCTACTGAAGATGCCCCTCAGTTATTAAAAAGTAACTATGAAAATGAGGAATTAATTAGTCTCATTTTTAAGGAAGAATCAGAACAAAAAGTAGGTAAAATTTTCGGAACAGTCCAAGATAAAGACACAGAAATTATTTATGACGACCAAGGGCGTGGAACAGCTTCTTTTACACTTTTTACAGAAGAACACGGAATGATTAGCATCTCGGTGGCTGATATTCATTATTATTCTAAAAAAAACACTGTTTTTCATCAACACAATTTGAGTAGAGAAATCCCTCGTTTGATGTCCTATCAGCCTGTCAGTGTTACAAATTTGGAACTTGTGGGCGAAAATCAATTTGTCAGTACTGATAAATCACTTATTATTCTCAATCCAGATTATTTAGTAGATGCTTCTGCTATTGCAAAATGTAAAACTTTTAAAGGACAAACTCCTTATTTGTATCTGCTTTCTAAATTAGAATTTTTTGCAGGAAATGAAGGAACTTTTAGAGGAAAAGTAATAAATGAACTTTTGGATAAATTAGTAGAAAATCCAGAAATTACCTTTCAAGAAGCCTATAAAGATGCTTTTATAGAAAATAGTATTGATGCTGCTTTTATTGATAAAGATAAATTGAAAGAAATTAGCAGACAGTTAAAAGAACATTTTTTTGTTGTTCAGAAACATATTAGTCCTTATTTTGATAACTTATTGACAACAGAACCGACTTTTATTTCTAGTAAATACGGTTTACAAGGACGTATTGATTTGCTCGTCGAACACAATGAATCTGAATTAAAAGACCGAAAAGATATTATAGAATTGAAGAGTTCAAAAGCTCCAGATGTGCAATTATCAAATGGTTGGAAAAATGATTTGATACAAGTTGCTTGTTATAATCTACTGATTAATAGCACTTTCGAAAAACGAACAGGAATTAGTGCGCTTTTGTATTCTAGTGATTCTCAAAACGGTCTGCGTGATTGTGGAAGTCTTGATTTTGACAAACAGACAGCTATGGAAATTCGCAACAGAATTGTATCAATGGATATGTGGATTGCAAATGGAAGTATAAAAGTTTTTGATAATTTATTAAAATCTGTCGAAATGGCAAATCCTGCCTTTTTTGATATGGATAAAGCAAAAGATTTTAATGATAAATGGCAAAAGGGAAGTCAGTTAGATAGAGCTTATTTTATCGAATTTATTGCCCTTGTGATGCGTGAGGCTATGTTTGCAAAAGTAGGAGGAATTGCAGGAAGCGAACCTGTACAAGGTTTTGCAAGTCTTTGGAGAAATACGCCAACTGAAAAGACAAATAATTTTTCTTTATTAAATGAATTAATTTATGAAGAATGGGACAAGGAAGAAACTTTATTGACTTTGAAACGTCCCGAAAATCAGTCTATTACTTCATTTCGAAAAGGTGATATTATTGTTGTTTATCCAATAGAAGAAGATACAGAAAACAAACCACATTCTGCTTTACATTACCAGATTTTGAAGGGGAATATTGAAGAAATTTCATCAGAAAAAGTAATGGTTAAGATTTGGAGTAAGCATATTAATCAAGCCTTTTTTGAATCTTATCCTAAATGGGGAATCGAACCTAACTTGATGGAACGTACTTTTAATGACCTTAGCGCATCTTTAGCTGAGTTTTTGGGCACTGATAATCATAAAAAAGGAATTATTTATGGACAAACAGAACCTCGTTTTGATGAAAATTTCAAAATTGATTATACAAATAAAGGCATAAGTCAGGAGCAAAACGAAATTCTTAATCGTGCGCTTTCTACAAAAGATTATTTCCTTTTACAAGGCCCTCCTGGAACTGGAAAAACTTCAGCAATGCTCAAAAACATGGTCGATTATCTCTATAATGAAACTGACCAAATTGTAGTTCTTTTAGCTTTTACAAACCGAGCTACAGACGAAATTTGCCAAAAAGTAAAACTCGTTTGTGGAGATGATTTTGTTCGTTTGGGAAATGTAAAAG contains:
- a CDS encoding AAA domain-containing protein yields the protein MRKTILNALETQYYYDQLQHLSTKGEETPKQRLQRLYVAFLSLLNNLTEDREQQIFTGWYAKLHFVCQAYGLGNEWEGELQGLRRLLRKNSIQVFFEPSEIQFLTALSLLTRLVQIFATEDAPQLLKSNYENEELISLIFKEESEQKVGKIFGTVQDKDTEIIYDDQGRGTASFTLFTEEHGMISISVADIHYYSKKNTVFHQHNLSREIPRLMSYQPVSVTNLELVGENQFVSTDKSLIILNPDYLVDASAIAKCKTFKGQTPYLYLLSKLEFFAGNEGTFRGKVINELLDKLVENPEITFQEAYKDAFIENSIDAAFIDKDKLKEISRQLKEHFFVVQKHISPYFDNLLTTEPTFISSKYGLQGRIDLLVEHNESELKDRKDIIELKSSKAPDVQLSNGWKNDLIQVACYNLLINSTFEKRTGISALLYSSDSQNGLRDCGSLDFDKQTAMEIRNRIVSMDMWIANGSIKVFDNLLKSVEMANPAFFDMDKAKDFNDKWQKGSQLDRAYFIEFIALVMREAMFAKVGGIAGSEPVQGFASLWRNTPTEKTNNFSLLNELIYEEWDKEETLLTLKRPENQSITSFRKGDIIVVYPIEEDTENKPHSALHYQILKGNIEEISSEKVMVKIWSKHINQAFFESYPKWGIEPNLMERTFNDLSASLAEFLGTDNHKKGIIYGQTEPRFDENFKIDYTNKGISQEQNEILNRALSTKDYFLLQGPPGTGKTSAMLKNMVDYLYNETDQIVVLLAFTNRATDEICQKVKLVCGDDFVRLGNVKEDSIFYNNSLKASKSLDELKAKIHTSRVFVSTVSSFYSNLRILNRDDPNGGKLTFDTLIVDEASQLLEPHLCGILPKFKRFILIGDEKQLPAVVTQPSKLSKAKSPLLHEIGIEDLSQSVFERLVENAEKRNWNKCVAMLSTQYRTHQDIAEFISTEFYKTLKAGSKRQFEPLNYYNPNSEDELEKFLSEGRVLFIPTKSEKGTKFHSEEADKVVELLRSIHRIFGDDFDEETVGVITPYRAQIAQIYQRLDENLRNVITVDTVERYQGSERKIIILSMATNHAAQMRFLESLNTKETVDKKLNVALSRAKEQLILLGNPQVLKTGKFYGKFLEWVEKEKLPEPQAGS